Proteins encoded within one genomic window of Acipenser ruthenus chromosome 32, fAciRut3.2 maternal haplotype, whole genome shotgun sequence:
- the LOC131703098 gene encoding reticulon-4 receptor-like 2, producing LAVCSPSPAYSCPRLCVCYLSPMTVSCQSQNFSAVPAGIPYDSQRVFLQNNCITELRAQSFGFQTQVLWLYSNNISSIKPDSFSDMRDLEELDLGDNPSLRTLHPDSFRGLDKLQSLHIYRCQLGTLPGNIFKKLYSLQFLYLQDNLLQHIQDNLFSDLVNLTHLFLHGNRIRVLSENVFRGLVNLDRLLLHEIRVRRVNCKSFRDLGHLTTLFLFNNALTDLPASAVYYLSSLQFLRLNGNPWSCSCQARPLWEWFRQVRISSSEILCAGPEERKGLDLRFLREIDFAPCPMMPYYPRARVTYTFSTRTRWWFPKSGKASGGNSNKSKGLDGKKGQQQDNSYISPDKSQTKSYEAESTLTKVKEQDYWEKYENEDSTIRCYKTGAHPDWAASSRTGRPGGNQRRTQLTALTWRLGGIGAEENAVGAEHSVPRQSVPMVGAVGT from the exons ctggcagtctgctcccctagccctgcctattcctgccccaggctgtgtgtctgttaccTCTCCCCGATGACggtcagctgccagtctcagaacTTCTCGGCGGTGCCGGCCGGCATTCCCTACGACAGCCAAAGAGTATTCCTccaaaacaactgcatcacagaGCTGCGGGCGCAGTCCTTCGGCTTCCAGACACAG gTCCTGTGGCTCTACTCCAACAACATCAGCTCCATCAAACCCGATTCCTTCAGCGACATGCGAGATCTGGAGGAGCTGGACCTGGGGGATAACCCCTCCCTGCGCACCCTCCATCCCGACTCCTTCCGGGGGCTGGACaagctgcagagcctgcacatataccgctgccagctggggaccctgcccggaaacatcttcaaaaaactctacagcctgcagttcctttacctgcaggacaacctgctgcaacacattcag gacAATCTCTTCTCAGACCTGGTGAATCTCACTCACCTCTTCCTCCACGGCAACCGAATCCGAGTCCTGTCTGAAAATGTCTTCAGAGGGCTGGTCAACCTGGACAGGCTCCTCCTCCACGAGATCCGAGTGCGACGGGTCAACTGCAAATCCTTCAGGGACCTGGGTCACCTCACCACCCTCTTCCTCTTCAACAACGCCCTAACAGACCTCCCTGCTTCGGCCGTCTACTATCTCTCGTCCCTGCAGTTCCTCAGACTCAACGGAAACCCCTGGAGCTGCTCCTGCCAGGCCCGCCCTCTCTGGGAATGGTTCCGTCAGGTCCGGATCTCCAGCTCCGAGATCCTCTGCGCCGGTCCCGAGGAAAGGAAAGGTCTAGATTTGAGGTTCTTGAGAGAAATCGATTTCGCTCCCTGCCCCATGATGCCTTACTATCCGAGAGCCCGCGTCACTTACACCTTCAGCACCAGAACGAGATGGTGGTTCCCCAAATCGGGCAAGGCAAGCGGGGGGAATTCGAACAAATCTAAAGGCTTGGATGGAAAGAAAGGACAACAGCAAGACAACAGTTACATCAGTCCagataaaagtcaaaccaaaAGTTACGAAGCTGAGTCCACATTGACGAAAGTTAAAGAGCAAGACTACTGGGAGAAATATGAAAACGAAGACTCCACTATTCGTTGTTACAA GACCGGTGCTCATCCTGACTGGGCAGCTTCGTCGCGCACTGGTCGCCCTGGTGGAAACCAGCGGAGGACTCAGTTGACTGCACTGACATGGCGACTAGGCGGGATCGGCGCCGAGGAGAACGCTGTCGGTGCCGAACACTCGGTGCCGAGACAGTCGGTGCCGATGGTGGGCGCGGTCGGCACGTAG